A part of Molothrus aeneus isolate 106 unplaced genomic scaffold, BPBGC_Maene_1.0 scaffold_30, whole genome shotgun sequence genomic DNA contains:
- the EEF1G gene encoding elongation factor 1-gamma isoform X1 yields the protein MAVSGTLYTYPENWRAFKALIAAQYSGARLRVLSTPPHFSFGHTNRSPQFLKKFPLGKVPAFEGDDGFCVFESNAIAYYVSTEELRGSTPEAAAAVLQWVNFADSDVVPPASTWVFPTLGILHYNKQATELAKEEVRKVLGVLDGHLRTRTFLVGERVSLADISLVCALLWLYKQVLDPAFRGPFGNVTRWFLTCLNQPQFKAVLGEVQLCQRMAQFDAKKFAESQARKEKEKEPPRKGEKGEKGEKEPPRKEKPPRKEEKRPQPEEELDECEQVLAAEPKAKDPFAHLPKSPFVLDEFKRKYSNEDTLSVALPHFWEHFDPEGWSLWYCQYRYPEELSQTFMSCNLITGMFQRLDKLRKNAFASVVLFGKDHDSSISGVWVMRGQELAFTLCPDWQVDYESYTWRKLDPGSAECRALVAEYFLWEGDFSHVGKPFNQGKIFK from the exons ATGGCGGTGTCCGGG ACGCTGTACACGTACCCCGAGAACTGGAGAGCCTTCAAGGCCCTGATCGCCGCCCAGTACTCGGGCGCGCGGCTCCGCGTGCTCTCCACGCCGCCGCACTTCAGCTTCGGCCACACCAACCGCAGCCCCCAGTTCCTCAAGAAGTTCCCCCTGGGAaag GTCCCGGCCTTCGAAGGGGACGATGGATTCTGCGTCTTCGAGAGCAACGCCATCGCCTACTACG TGAGCACGGAGGAGCTGCGGGGCAGCACCCCCGAGGCCGCGGCTGCCGTGCTGCAGTGGGTGAACTTCGCCGACAGCGACGTCGTGCCCCCGGCCAGCACCTGGGTGTTCCCCACGCTGGGCATCCTGCACTACAACAAACAG GCCACCGAGCTGGCCAAGGAGGAGGTGCGGAAGGTGCTGGGGGTCCTGGACGGGCACCTGAGGACCAGAACCTTCCTGGTGGGGGAGAGGGTGAGCCTGGCCGACATCAGCCTGGTCTGCGCCCTGCTCTGGCTCTACAAACAG GTGCTGGACCCTGCGTTCCGGGGCCCCTTTGGCAACGTCACGCGCTGGTTCCTCACCTGCCTGAACCAGCCCCAGTTCAAGGCCGTGCTGGGGGAggtgcagctgtgccagaggatgGCCCAGTTCGATG CCAAGAAGTTTGCGGAGAGCCAGGCccggaaggagaaggagaaggagcccccCAGGAagggggagaagggggagaagggggagaaGGAGCCCCCCAGGAAGGAGAAGCCCCCCCGGAAGGAGGAGAAGCGGCCGCAGCCCGAGGAGGAGCTGGACGAGTGCGAGCAGGTCCTGGCAGCCGAGCCCAAGGCCAAGGACCCCTTTGCTCACCTGCCCAAGag TCCGTTTGTCCTGGACGAGTTCAAGCGCAAATACTCCAACGAGGACACGCTGAGCGTGGCCCTGCCGCACTTCTGGGAGCACTTTGACCCCGAGGGTTGGTCCCTGTGGTACTGCCAGTACCGGTACCCCGAGGAGCTGAGCCAGACCTTCATGAGCTGCAACCTCATCACAG GGATGTTCCAGCGCCTGGACAAGCTGCGCAAGAACGCCTTCGCCTCCGTGGTGCTCTTTGGCAAGGACCACGACAGCAGCATCTCGGGGGTCTGGGTGAtgagggggcaggagctggcctTCACG CTGTGCCCGGACTGGCAGGTGGATTACGAGTCCTACACCTGGCGCAAGCTGGACCCCGGCAGCGCCGAGTGCCGGGCGCTGGTGGCCGAGTATTTCCTGTGGGAGGGCGACTTCAGCCACGTGGGCAAACCCTTCAACCAGGGCAAGATCTTCAAGTGA
- the EEF1G gene encoding elongation factor 1-gamma isoform X3, with protein MAVSGTLYTYPENWRAFKALIAAQYSGARLRVLSTPPHFSFGHTNRSPQFLKKFPLGKVPAFEGDDGFCVFESNAIAYYVSTEELRGSTPEAAAAVLQWVNFADSDVVPPASTWVFPTLGILHYNKQATELAKEEVRKVLGVLDGHLRTRTFLVGERVSLADISLVCALLWLYKQVLDPAFRGPFGNVTRWFLTCLNQPQFKAVLGEVQLCQRMAQFDAKKFAESQARKEKEKEPPRKGEKGEKGEKEPPRKEKPPRKEEKRPQPEEELDECEQVLAAEPKAKDPFAHLPKSPFVLDEFKRKYSNEDTLSVALPHFWEHFDPEGWSLWYCQYRYPEELSQTFMSCNLITGMFQRLDKLRKNAFASVVLFGKDHDSSISGVWVMRGQELAFTLCPDWQVDYESYPPKPPGISDFHAVFSRNIGFFCTFR; from the exons ATGGCGGTGTCCGGG ACGCTGTACACGTACCCCGAGAACTGGAGAGCCTTCAAGGCCCTGATCGCCGCCCAGTACTCGGGCGCGCGGCTCCGCGTGCTCTCCACGCCGCCGCACTTCAGCTTCGGCCACACCAACCGCAGCCCCCAGTTCCTCAAGAAGTTCCCCCTGGGAaag GTCCCGGCCTTCGAAGGGGACGATGGATTCTGCGTCTTCGAGAGCAACGCCATCGCCTACTACG TGAGCACGGAGGAGCTGCGGGGCAGCACCCCCGAGGCCGCGGCTGCCGTGCTGCAGTGGGTGAACTTCGCCGACAGCGACGTCGTGCCCCCGGCCAGCACCTGGGTGTTCCCCACGCTGGGCATCCTGCACTACAACAAACAG GCCACCGAGCTGGCCAAGGAGGAGGTGCGGAAGGTGCTGGGGGTCCTGGACGGGCACCTGAGGACCAGAACCTTCCTGGTGGGGGAGAGGGTGAGCCTGGCCGACATCAGCCTGGTCTGCGCCCTGCTCTGGCTCTACAAACAG GTGCTGGACCCTGCGTTCCGGGGCCCCTTTGGCAACGTCACGCGCTGGTTCCTCACCTGCCTGAACCAGCCCCAGTTCAAGGCCGTGCTGGGGGAggtgcagctgtgccagaggatgGCCCAGTTCGATG CCAAGAAGTTTGCGGAGAGCCAGGCccggaaggagaaggagaaggagcccccCAGGAagggggagaagggggagaagggggagaaGGAGCCCCCCAGGAAGGAGAAGCCCCCCCGGAAGGAGGAGAAGCGGCCGCAGCCCGAGGAGGAGCTGGACGAGTGCGAGCAGGTCCTGGCAGCCGAGCCCAAGGCCAAGGACCCCTTTGCTCACCTGCCCAAGag TCCGTTTGTCCTGGACGAGTTCAAGCGCAAATACTCCAACGAGGACACGCTGAGCGTGGCCCTGCCGCACTTCTGGGAGCACTTTGACCCCGAGGGTTGGTCCCTGTGGTACTGCCAGTACCGGTACCCCGAGGAGCTGAGCCAGACCTTCATGAGCTGCAACCTCATCACAG GGATGTTCCAGCGCCTGGACAAGCTGCGCAAGAACGCCTTCGCCTCCGTGGTGCTCTTTGGCAAGGACCACGACAGCAGCATCTCGGGGGTCTGGGTGAtgagggggcaggagctggcctTCACG ctgtgcccggaCTGGCAGGTGGATTACGAGTCctaccccccaaaacccccaggaaTATCCGATTTCCATGCAGTTTTCTCTAGGAATATCGGATTTTTTTGCACTTTTCGCtga
- the EEF1G gene encoding elongation factor 1-gamma isoform X2 has translation MAVSGTLYTYPENWRAFKALIAAQYSGARLRVLSTPPHFSFGHTNRSPQFLKKFPLGKVPAFEGDDGFCVFESNAIAYYVSTEELRGSTPEAAAAVLQWVNFADSDVVPPASTWVFPTLGILHYNKQATELAKEEVRKVLGVLDGHLRTRTFLVGERVSLADISLVCALLWLYKQVLDPAFRGPFGNVTRWFLTCLNQPQFKAVLGEVQLCQRMAQFDAKKFAESQARKEKEKEPPRKGEKGEKGEKEPPRKEKPPRKEEKRPQPEEELDECEQVLAAEPKAKDPFAHLPKSPFVLDEFKRKYSNEDTLSVALPHFWEHFDPEGWSLWYCQYRYPEELSQTFMSCNLITGMFQRLDKLRKNAFASVVLFGKDHDSSISGVWVMRGQELAFTLCPDWQVDHESYPPKPPGISNFSGVFTGNIRVFCRKL, from the exons ATGGCGGTGTCCGGG ACGCTGTACACGTACCCCGAGAACTGGAGAGCCTTCAAGGCCCTGATCGCCGCCCAGTACTCGGGCGCGCGGCTCCGCGTGCTCTCCACGCCGCCGCACTTCAGCTTCGGCCACACCAACCGCAGCCCCCAGTTCCTCAAGAAGTTCCCCCTGGGAaag GTCCCGGCCTTCGAAGGGGACGATGGATTCTGCGTCTTCGAGAGCAACGCCATCGCCTACTACG TGAGCACGGAGGAGCTGCGGGGCAGCACCCCCGAGGCCGCGGCTGCCGTGCTGCAGTGGGTGAACTTCGCCGACAGCGACGTCGTGCCCCCGGCCAGCACCTGGGTGTTCCCCACGCTGGGCATCCTGCACTACAACAAACAG GCCACCGAGCTGGCCAAGGAGGAGGTGCGGAAGGTGCTGGGGGTCCTGGACGGGCACCTGAGGACCAGAACCTTCCTGGTGGGGGAGAGGGTGAGCCTGGCCGACATCAGCCTGGTCTGCGCCCTGCTCTGGCTCTACAAACAG GTGCTGGACCCTGCGTTCCGGGGCCCCTTTGGCAACGTCACGCGCTGGTTCCTCACCTGCCTGAACCAGCCCCAGTTCAAGGCCGTGCTGGGGGAggtgcagctgtgccagaggatgGCCCAGTTCGATG CCAAGAAGTTTGCGGAGAGCCAGGCccggaaggagaaggagaaggagcccccCAGGAagggggagaagggggagaagggggagaaGGAGCCCCCCAGGAAGGAGAAGCCCCCCCGGAAGGAGGAGAAGCGGCCGCAGCCCGAGGAGGAGCTGGACGAGTGCGAGCAGGTCCTGGCAGCCGAGCCCAAGGCCAAGGACCCCTTTGCTCACCTGCCCAAGag TCCGTTTGTCCTGGACGAGTTCAAGCGCAAATACTCCAACGAGGACACGCTGAGCGTGGCCCTGCCGCACTTCTGGGAGCACTTTGACCCCGAGGGTTGGTCCCTGTGGTACTGCCAGTACCGGTACCCCGAGGAGCTGAGCCAGACCTTCATGAGCTGCAACCTCATCACAG GGATGTTCCAGCGCCTGGACAAGCTGCGCAAGAACGCCTTCGCCTCCGTGGTGCTCTTTGGCAAGGACCACGACAGCAGCATCTCGGGGGTCTGGGTGAtgagggggcaggagctggcctTCACG ctgtgcccggACTGGCAGGTGGATCACGAGTCctaccccccaaaacccccaggaaTATCCAATTTTAGTGGGGTTTTCACTGGGAATATCAGGGTTTTTTGCAGAAAATTGTGA
- the POLR2G gene encoding DNA-directed RNA polymerase II subunit RPB7 — translation MFYHISLEHEILLHPRYFGPNLLNTVKQKLFTEVEGTCTGKYGFVIAVTTIDNIGAGVIQPGRGFVLYPVRYKAIVFRPFKGEVVDAVVTQVNKVGLFTEIGPMSCFISRHSIPSEMEFDPNSNPPCYKTVDEDIVIQQDDEIRLKIVGTRVDKNDIFAIGSLMDDYLGLVS, via the exons ATGTTTTACCAC ATCTCCCTGGAGCACGAGATCCTCCTGCACCCCCGGTACTTCGGGCCCAACCTGCTCAACACCGTCAAACAGAAACTCTTCACCGAGGTGGAGGGGACCTGCACCGGGAA GTACGGGTTTGTCATTGCCGTCACCACCATCGACAACATCGGGGCCGGGGTGATCCAGCCGGGCCGGGGCTTTGTCCTCTACCCCGTCCGCTACAAGGCCATCGTGTTCCGGCCCTTCAAGGGCGAGGTCGTGGACGCCGTGGTCACCCAGGTCAACAAG gTCGGGCTGTTCACCGAGATCGGGCCGATGTCCTGCTTCATCTCCCGCCAC tccatcccctCCGAGATGGAATTCGACCCCAACTCCAACCCCCCCTGCTACAAAACCGTGGACGAG GACATCGTGATCCAGCAGGACGATGAGATCCGGCTGAAGATCGTGGGGACCCGGGTGGACAAGAACGACATC tTTGCCATCGGCTCCTTGATGGATGATTACCTGG GCCTCGtcagctga
- the INTS5 gene encoding LOW QUALITY PROTEIN: integrator complex subunit 5 (The sequence of the model RefSeq protein was modified relative to this genomic sequence to represent the inferred CDS: inserted 1 base in 1 codon), with protein sequence MRSRPARPPPPSWRSATPPVPPXPPRPPLSAQELSQEVKAFLSGLDPVQGTPLSPPAHARCALRLLRCLPPARHAALQHLRGLFDDQVCQHLLQRESPAPGPAPKATPGSEVLQEARRALAELVAANPRAWAPGVAAWASELMGQLSSKYANRPGVPPAASLNELLQLWMACPATRALLDIYSQCLAAMVGSCPDACVDALLDTSVQHSPHFDWVVAHVGSSFPGTIISRVLSCGLKDFCAHGGAEAAGTAGDKRVPKIASVVGILGHLASRHAGSIKQELLRMFHESLGSPREHHKATVPFLLQLALMSPALLAAVSPELVDSLKPPVLNQLHQHFSSVPRDELEGVVGVVVHLLCHTSAGALRTLRFLLATAAPASVITAPGPALHEGVREACERLLQLLLLHLQKLVHARSSGSLAECPARPVPFLEALRPHVRELCQDTLRLERRRCLWQHQLLALLAVHSAPHGAAEALFYLLALARTPEELALAPQLHAGLRAVLPDPLPAAVAAAVAQIHAGRLPEPQLAQLLRNLSLLLLQPRGDDGDAGDAALGAALARHLPDLAQLLLHPRAEVAEAACRLLAACPLPRALPPAHLLPAVRAAVRGFFAGLRRGDAAAQAPGVRLLARLSAVSPAAAKAVLAQLVEGALGGRNAELFGGSADPPGPEAAAAPTPPPVSLLDTNQRFTAGLTTAGGVWSVFHAGVIGRGLKPPPGPGRRGPEELNRNTQTFLSLLLRCCRGSGPAEAAKAVAAALVEAVCPEAAGAELAWPPEELARATVERDLRILRRFRQHPLLFPLLRLVAGGHPALCYCSVLLRGLLAGLVAHWDACREPSTGASPWHLRASCALVALLAEGSLLPPVLGNMHELFPELAPFEVHLLLLSVWGYLRENSPLPQKFTFQPELGVFRRDFGRDGDVSKHLAVLHAVLHRNIHRLGLLAARFYP encoded by the exons ATGCGCagccgcccggcccggccgccgccgccatcaTGGCGCTCTGCGACCCCCCCGGTGCCGC GCCCCCCCCGGCCGCCGCTCAG cgcgcaggagctgtcccaggaggTGAAGGCGTTCCTGAGCGGGCTGGACCCCGTGCAGGGCACGCCGCTGTCCCCCCCTGCCCACGCCCGCTGCGCCCTGCGCCTGCTGCGCTGCCTCCCCCCCGCCCGCCACGCCGCCCTGCAGCACCTGCGGGGCCTCTTCGACGACCAGGTGtgccagcacctgctgcagcGCGAGAGCCCCGCCCCCGGGCCCGCCCCCAAGGCCACGCCCGGCTccgaggtgctgcaggaggcgCGGAGGGCGCTGGCCGAGCTGGTGGCCGCCAACCCGCGGGCGTGGGCGCCCGGCGTGGCCGCGTGGGCCAGCGAGCTGATGGGGCAGCTGAGCAGCAAGTACGCCAACAGGCCCGGGGTGCCTCCCGCCGCCAGCCTGAacgagctgctgcagctgtggatgGCCTGCCCGGCCACGCGGGCCCTGCTGGACATCTACAGCCAGTGCCTGGCCGCCATGGTGGGCAGCTGCCCCGACGCCTGCGTGGACGCGCTGCTGGACACCTCGGTGCAGCACTCGCCGCACTTCGACTGGGTGGTGGCGCACGTGGGCTCCTCCTTCCCCGGCACCATCATCAGCCGCGTCCTCTCCTGCGGCCTCAAGGATTTCTGCGCCCACGGAGGCGCCGAGGCGGCGGGGACGGCGGGCGACAAGCGCGTCCCCAAGATCGCCTCGGTGGTGGGGATCCTGGGCCACCTGGCCTCGCGCCACGCCGGCAGCAtcaagcaggagctgctgaggatgtTCCACGAGAGCCTGGGCTCGCCCCGGGAGCACCACAAGGCCACGgtgcccttcctgctgcagctggcgCTGATGTCCCCGGCGCTGCTGGCCGCCGTGTCCCCGGAGCTGGTGGACTCCCTCAAGCCCCCCGTGCTCAACCAGCTGCACCAGCACTTCTCCTCGGTGCCCAGGGACGAGCTGGAGGGCGTGGTGGGCGTGGTGGTTCACCTGCTGTGCCACACCTCCGCGGGGGCGCTGCGCACGCTGCGCTTCCTGCTGGCCACGGCCGCCCCCGCCTCGGTGAtcacggcgccgggcccggcgctgCACGAGGGCGTCCGCGAGGCCTGCGAGcgcctgctgcagctgctgctgctgcacctgcaGAAGCTGGTGCACGCGCGGAGCTCCGGCAGCCTGGCCGAGTGCCCGGCGCGCCCGGTGCCGTTCCTGGAGGCGCTGCGGCCGCACGTGcgggagctgtgccaggacacgCTGCGCCTGGAGCGGCGCCGCTGCCTgtggcagcaccagctgctggcgctgctggcCGTGCACTCGGCCCCGCACGGCGCCGCCGAGGCCCTGTTCTACCTGCTGGCGCTGGCGCGCACGCCCGAGGAGCTGGCGCTGGCGCCGCAGCTGCacgcggggctgcgggcggtGCTGCCCGACCCGCTGCCCGCCGCCGTGGCCGCCGCCGTGGCGCAGATCCACGCCGGCCGCCTGCCCGAGCCGCAGCTGGCGCAGCTCCTGCGCaacctctccctgctgctgctgcagccgcGCGGCGACGACGGCGACGCCGGGGACGCGGCGCTGGGCGCGGCGCTGGCGCGGCACCTGCCGGACCTGgcgcagctgctgctgcacccgCGCGCCGAGGTGGCGGAGGCGGCGTGCCGGCTGCTGGCGGCGTGCCCGCTGCCCCGGGCGCTGCCCCCCGCCCACCTCCTGCCCGCCGTGCGCGCCGCCGTGCGCGGCTTCTTCGCGGGGCTGCGCCGGGGCGACGCGGCCGCGCAGGCGCCGGGCGTGCGGCTGCTGGCGCGGCTCAGCGCCGTCAGCCCCGCGGCCGCCAAGGCCGTGCTGGCGCAGCTGGTGGAGGGCGCGCTGGGCGGGCGCAACGCGGAGCTGTTCGGGGGCAGCGCCGACCCGCCGGGCCCCGAGGCCGCGGCCGCCCCCACGCCGCCGCCGGTGTCGCTGCTGGACACCAACCAGCGCTTCACCGCCGGCCTCACCACGGCGGGCGGCGTCTGGTCCGTGTTCCACGCCGGCGTCATCGGCCGCGGGCTCAAGCcgccccccgggccgggccggcgcggCCCCGAGGAGCTGAACCGCAACACGCAGACCTTCCTGAGCCTCCTGCTGCGCTgctgccgcggctccggccccgccgAGGCCGCCaaggcggtggcggcggcgctggTGGAGGCCGTGTGCCCCGAGGCCGCCGGCGCCGAGCTGGCCTGGCCGCCCGAGGAGCTGGCCCGGGCCACGGTGGAGCGGGACCTGCGCATCCTGCGGCGCTTCCGGCAGCACCCGCTGCTGTTCCCGCTGCTGCGGCTCGTGGCCGGCGGGCACCCCGCCCTGTGCTACTGCTCCGTGCTGCTGCGCGGGCTCCTGGCCGGGCTGGTGGCGCACTGGGACGCCTGCAGGGAGCCCAGCACGGGCGCCTCGCCCTGGCACCTGCGGGCGTCGTGCGCGCTGGTGGCGCTGCTGGCCGAGGGCTCCCTGCTGCCGCCCGTGCTGGGCAACATGCACGAGCTGTTCCCCGAGCTGGCGCCCTTCGAGgtgcacctgctgctgctcagcgtCTGGGGCTACCTGCGCGAGAACAGCCCCCTGCCCCAGAAATTCACCTTCCAGCCCGAGCTGGGCGTGTTCCGCAGGGACTTCGGGCGGGACGGGGACGTCAGCAAGCACCTGGCGGTGCTGCACGCCGTGCTGCACAGGAACATCCAccggctggggctgctggccgCCAGGTTCTACCCCTGA
- the CUNH11orf98 gene encoding uncharacterized protein C11orf98 homolog: MGIGGKINRPRTELRKKLFKRRRERARGRRQKRRSHSVPAVPAPVWGKRLRKELKRLRALKAAVTEAKRPREDAGTGNGDVEMAEAAAE; encoded by the exons ATGGGGATCGGAGGGAAAATCAACCGGCCCCGAACG GAGCTGCGTAAGAAGCTCTTCaagcggcggcgggagcgggcgcggggccggcggcagAAGCGGCG GTCGCATTCGGTGCCCGCGGTTCCGGCCCCGGTGTGGGGGAAGCGGCTGCGGAAGGAGCTGAAGCGGCTGCGGG cgcTGAAGGCGGCAGTGACCGAGGCGAAGAGGCCGCGGGAGGATGCGGGGACGGGGAACGGCGACGTGGAGatggcggaggcggcggcggagtGA
- the UQCC3 gene encoding ubiquinol-cytochrome-c reductase complex assembly factor 3: protein MALDRRWPLALARGAVPVALGLLLWVAIAGGEQERQQTLKGQPGGDAASLAQRRRHNELIMAALREAAETDDNVAHRAVPWRK from the exons ATGGCGCTGGACCGGCGGTGGCCACTGGCGCTCGCCCGCGGCGCCGTCCCGGtggcgctggggctgctgctgtgggtggcGATCGCGGGCGGCGAGCAAGAGCGGCAGCAGACGCTGAAG GGCCAGCCCGGCGGGGACGCCGCGAGTTTAGCGCAGCGGCGGCGCCACAATGAGCTGATCATGGCGGCGCTGCGCGAGGCGGCCGAGACCGACGACAACGTGGCGCACCGGGCGGTGCCGTGGCGCAAGTGA
- the DMAC1 gene encoding distal membrane-arm assembly complex protein 1, whose protein sequence is MSRPRGAEAAPEAAPVPGPGPGSPRPLFGGCWSCRLLSGAGLLMAAVWVYQGPRNAMKKGIAPSMGAIAQMTFAAGLASWAIVILADPVGRWQRREP, encoded by the exons ATGTCGCGACCGCGGGGCGCGGAGGCCGCGCCGGAGGCGGCGCCGGTACCGGGGCCCGGTCCGGGCTCGCCGAGGCCGCTGTTCGgcggctgctggagctgccgcCTGCTGAGCGGCGCGGGGCTGCTCATGGCCGCCGTCTGGGTGTACCAGGGGCCGCGGAACGCCATGAAAAAGGGGATCGCGCCCTCCATGGGCGCCATCGCCCAGATGACCTTCGCCGCCG gtCTGGCCAGCTGGGCCATCGTCATCCTCGCCGACCCCGTGGGACGCTGGCAGCGCCGCGAGCCctga
- the UBXN1 gene encoding UBX domain-containing protein 1 gives MMAAGGGAGPGRALEALLEMGFGARRAAKALALTGNRGVEPAMDWLVAHEDDPDSDSDPETPPDLGALLGGPRAPAGEQDETQKALSEAGQERERRRRGQELARLREWRRDEERRRAAEERRRDRAEERAARQRVREKIERDKAERAQRFAPSPPNPPAQPPQEAPAPREYEECRIQVRLPDGRALTQSFRAREPLAAVRLFVELHRGPGGGAGGPPEPFSLRTAFPRRLFTEEDMEKPLQELGLVPSAVVIVAKKEGS, from the exons aTGATGgctgcgggcggcggggccgggcccgggcgggCCCTGGAGGCgctgctggagatgggattCGGGGCCCGGCGCGC GGCGAAGGCGCTGGCGCTGACCGGGAACCGCGGGGTGGAACCGGCCATGGACTG GCTGGTGGCTCACGAGGACGACCCCGACTCGGACTCGGACCCCGAGACCCCCCCGGACCTGGGGGCGCTGCTGGGGGGGCCCCGGGCGCCGGCGGGGGAGCAGGACGAGACCCAGAa GGCGCTGTCGGAGGCGGGGCAGGAGCGCGAGCGGCGCCGCCGGGGCCAGGAGCTCGCCAGGCTGCGGGAATGGCGCCGGGACGAGGAGCGGCGCCGCGCGGCCGAGGAGCGGCGGCGGGACCGGGCCGAGGAGAGGGCGGCGCG GCAGCGAGTGCGGGAGAAGATCGAGAGGGACAAGGCAGAGCGAGCACAGAGG tTCGCCCCGAGCCCCCCGAACCCCCCGGCCCAGCCCCCCCAGGAGGCGCCGGCGCCGCGGGAATACGAGGAGTGCAGGATCCAG GTCCGTCTCCCCGACGGCCGCGCCCTCACTCAGAGTTTCCGTGCCCGGGAGCCGCTCGCCGCCGTTCGCCTCTTTGTGGAGCTGCACCGGGGCCCGGGGGGCGGCGCCGGGGGCCCCCCCGAGCCCTTCAGCCTCCGCACGGCGTTTCCCCGGCGCCTCTTCACAGAGGAGGACATGGAGAAacccctgcaggagctgg GCCTGGTTCCCTCCGCCGTCGTCATCGTGGCCAAGAAAGAGGGGAGCTGA